The DNA window ATGCATGAAGGATCGACGGACGAGATGCTGGGCGAAGCCTGGCAGAGCATCGTGGGGGGGCTGCGCCGTGATCTTGGCGCACAGATCTTCGGGCAATGGATCCGCCCAATAAAGCTCGGCAGCTTCAATTCGGATGAAGGCACGCTGGAGCTACTGCTGCCGTCCGACTTTTCGGCCAAATGGGTGCGCGATCATTATGTCGATCGGCTGAGCCTGGCGTGGAAGAGCGTGATTCCGGAGGTGCGCACGCTGGCGATCCGGTCGCAGCCCAATGGCGCGCAGATCCATCGCCTGCGCCCTGTCGAGGATGCCGCGCCGATCGAACGCGATAGCGCAGCGGCGCAGGACAGCGCGCTCGATCCGCGGTACACCTTTGCCAATTTCGTTAAGGCACAGGCGAATGTGCTGGCTTTCACCGCAGCCGAGCGTATGGCGGCGCCCGAAGCGCCCTTGTTCAATCCGCTCTATCTTCAGGCGGCGACGGGGCAGGGCAAGACCCATCTGATGCACGCCATCGGCCATGCCTGGCGAGAGGGGAATCCGGGCGCGAAGGTGGTCTATATGCCCGCCGAGCGCTTCATGATGGAATTCGTGACCGCGATGCGCGCCAAGGACACGATGGCGTTCAAACAGCGCCTGCGCGCTGCCGATCTGCTGCTGATCGACGACATCCAGTTCATCATCGGCAAAATGTCCACGCAGGAGGAGTTCCTGCACACGATCGATGCGATCGTCGGCTCGGGCCGCCGTCTGGTGGTGGCTGCGGACCGCGCGCCCCAGGCGTTGGACGGCGTAGATCAGCGCATCCTCTCGCGCCTGTCGCAAGGTCTGGTCGCGGATATTCAGCCGGCGGATCTGGAGCTGCGCCGCACGATCCTGGAACAGCGCCTGGAGCGTATGCCGTCGGTTCAGGTCGGCGATGAGGTGGTCGAATTCCTGGCCCGCACGATCAGCCGCAATGTGCGCGAGCTGGAGGGCGGCCTTAACAAGCTGCTCGCTTATGCGCAGCTGACCGGTAAGCCCGTCTCCAAGCAATTGGCCGAAGAGCAGCTGAAGGACATCCTCAGCGCCTGTCGCCGCCGCATCACGATCGATGAGATTCAGCGCACCGTGTGCGAGTATTACCGGATCGACCGCAGCGAGATGAGCTCCAAGCGCCGTGCCCGCGCCGTGGTGCGCCCGCGTCAGGTAGCGATGTATATCGCCAAGATGATGACCCCGCGCAGCTATCCGGAAATCGGCCGTAAATTCGGCGGCCGTGACCATTCCACTGTGATCCACGCAGTTCGTCTGGTGGAGGAACTGCGCGGCAAGGATAGCGAGATGGATAACGACGTCCGCGCGCTGCTGCGTCAGCTGGAGGCCTGAGCGCCTTATTTTGCTCGACAGAATCGACCCATAAAAAAGGCGGCCTCGCAGGCCGCCTTTTTCGTATTCGCTATCGCCGCGGCTCAGCTCCGCGAGGGCGGCGCAACCGAGATGCGTACCGTTTCTCCGCTGTTGCCGGGGAAGCCTGTGAACATGGCCTCGACCAGATTGGGCACCAGATAGGTAAGATTATCGGTGCGCGAATGCGACTGAGCGCGGCCTTCGAACAGACGCTCGCCGGTTCCGGCGCGGTCGATCTTCAGATCGATCTCCCCGGTATAGACGGTATAGCTGCGGATGTCCGGCCCGCCGAAGCCCAGGCCGCCGCCATAAATGAACGGGTCATTCCAGCCATAGATGAATCGACGACCGTAGAACCCACGGCCGAAGCGGGGGCCCCAGAACGGATCGTAAAATCCGGCGCGGCCGAAGGGCGAATAATCGCTTACGATCTTTTCGCGGCCATCATCGACACCGTAACCGAAGCTCACGACCAGATCGGCGGCAGCGGGGCTGGCTGCCGGACGATAGCCCTGCCGGACCATCTCGGACGCAACGATGTTGGCATATTCGCCAAATTCGATACCGCCGGCATTGGCCGGATCTTCAGCGACGATGGTGAACGTCTGCCCCTGTGCGGGCGGCAGCTGCTGAAAGCGGGACACATTGGCCTGAAACGGCGTGGCACAGGCCGCTAGTCCCAGCAGCATGGCCGGCGCGGCGATTTTCGCGGCTTTCTTGAACTGAATGGAAAACATGGGCGGGCTCCTCCGATACACACGCCGACACACAAACGGGGCGCGGGATTGATGTTATGACAGAACATAGCGTTCCGCCACTGAACATCAATTGAACGCACACGGAACACGCTTGGCTGCAATTGCCGCCATTTGTTCACGGTCTCGAAAGATGCGCGCGCAGGCGCGCGATCCCGGTCAGCGCAGGAGGCCCAAAGCCTCGTACGCGCTGGCAAGGATCGGTGCGCCGGTTTCGGACGCCTTGGCTGCGCCCTTGGCAAGTATCGCGTCGATTGCGGCGTCATCGTCTTTCAGCGCGTTGAAGCGCTCGGAAATCGGCGCCAGCTTCGCGACGGTGAGATCGGCGAGAGCCGGCTTGAACTGGCCGAAACCCTTACCGCTATGGTCTGCCAGCACGTCGGCGGGCGCGCGGTCTTCCAGAGCGGCGTAGATCGCCACCAGATTGCGCGCTTCGGGGCGACCTTCCAGCTCTTCCATCGTCTCAGGTAGAGGCTCAGGATCGGTCTTCGCCTTCTTGATCTTCTTGGCGATGGTATCGGCATCATCCGCCAGATTGATCCGGCTCATGTCCGACGGATCGGACTTGCTCATCTTGGCGCTACCGTCGCGCAAGGACATGATCCGCGCGGCGTGCTGGCCGATATAGGGTTCGGGCAGCACGAAAGTTTCGGTGCCGGAATCGTGGTTGAACTTTTCCGCGATATCGCGGGCCAGCTCCAGATGCTGCTTCTGATCGTCGCCCACGGGCACATGGGTGGCGTTGTAAAGAAGCACGTCCGCCGCCTGCAGCACGGGATAGGCGAACAGGGCGATGCTGGCGCCTTCGCGATTCTTGCCCGACTTGTCCTTGAACTGCGTCATGCGGTTCAGCCAGCCCATGCGCGCGGTGCCGTTGAGCAGCCATTGCAGCTCCGCATGGGCGGGCACGCTGGCCTGATTGAACAAGGTCGCCTTGTCGGGATCGACGCCGCTGGCGATCAGCGCAGCCGCCATCTCACGCGTGCCGGCGCGCAAGGTGGCGGGATCGTGCGGCATGGAGATGGCGTGTAGGTCCGCCAGGAAGAACAGGCACTCGCCCTCGTCCTGCATCTTCACCCAGTTGACGATCGCGCCGAGATAATTGCCGAGGTGGAGATTGCCGGTGGGCTGAATGCCGGAGACGACGCGCATGATCAGTCGGTTTCCTGTTGGGGTGCGGAAGAAGTGGGCGCGCGGCGGCGAACCATCGCGCGGATGT is part of the Novosphingopyxis iocasae genome and encodes:
- the dnaA gene encoding chromosomal replication initiator protein DnaA; the encoded protein is MHEGSTDEMLGEAWQSIVGGLRRDLGAQIFGQWIRPIKLGSFNSDEGTLELLLPSDFSAKWVRDHYVDRLSLAWKSVIPEVRTLAIRSQPNGAQIHRLRPVEDAAPIERDSAAAQDSALDPRYTFANFVKAQANVLAFTAAERMAAPEAPLFNPLYLQAATGQGKTHLMHAIGHAWREGNPGAKVVYMPAERFMMEFVTAMRAKDTMAFKQRLRAADLLLIDDIQFIIGKMSTQEEFLHTIDAIVGSGRRLVVAADRAPQALDGVDQRILSRLSQGLVADIQPADLELRRTILEQRLERMPSVQVGDEVVEFLARTISRNVRELEGGLNKLLAYAQLTGKPVSKQLAEEQLKDILSACRRRITIDEIQRTVCEYYRIDRSEMSSKRRARAVVRPRQVAMYIAKMMTPRSYPEIGRKFGGRDHSTVIHAVRLVEELRGKDSEMDNDVRALLRQLEA
- a CDS encoding DUF4136 domain-containing protein, whose translation is MFSIQFKKAAKIAAPAMLLGLAACATPFQANVSRFQQLPPAQGQTFTIVAEDPANAGGIEFGEYANIVASEMVRQGYRPAASPAAADLVVSFGYGVDDGREKIVSDYSPFGRAGFYDPFWGPRFGRGFYGRRFIYGWNDPFIYGGGLGFGGPDIRSYTVYTGEIDLKIDRAGTGERLFEGRAQSHSRTDNLTYLVPNLVEAMFTGFPGNSGETVRISVAPPSRS
- the trpS gene encoding tryptophan--tRNA ligase, yielding MRVVSGIQPTGNLHLGNYLGAIVNWVKMQDEGECLFFLADLHAISMPHDPATLRAGTREMAAALIASGVDPDKATLFNQASVPAHAELQWLLNGTARMGWLNRMTQFKDKSGKNREGASIALFAYPVLQAADVLLYNATHVPVGDDQKQHLELARDIAEKFNHDSGTETFVLPEPYIGQHAARIMSLRDGSAKMSKSDPSDMSRINLADDADTIAKKIKKAKTDPEPLPETMEELEGRPEARNLVAIYAALEDRAPADVLADHSGKGFGQFKPALADLTVAKLAPISERFNALKDDDAAIDAILAKGAAKASETGAPILASAYEALGLLR